From Melanotaenia boesemani isolate fMelBoe1 chromosome 12, fMelBoe1.pri, whole genome shotgun sequence, a single genomic window includes:
- the LOC121650552 gene encoding trace amine-associated receptor 13c-like, with amino-acid sequence MSCRKPTRRWSETVLLKLLLFFISLTTIAINLLVIISVSHFRQLHTPTNILLLSLGVSDLLVGLVLMPGEIFRYTSCWIFGDTMCTLYWYLVCQTLTTSVSTVVIISCDRYTAICYPLHYSKIITLTRAKYCVCLCWLWSFAFSVFYVRDELIQPGMGNSCFGECVLMITYITVTVDIILIFTFPVTMIIVLYMRVFVVAVSQARAMRSHITAVTVHHAVTLSKKSELKAARTLGILVIVYLSCLCPYYCYSFVDVNMMNPTVATCLFFMFYLNSCLNPLIYALFYPWFRKAIKLIVTLQILQPGSRETNIL; translated from the exons ATGTCCTGCAGGAAGCCGACACGTCGCTGGTCTGAAACTGTGCTCCTGAAACTCTTGCTGTTCTTCATCTCTCTGACCACCATAGCCATCAACTTGCTCGTCATCATCTCAGTCTCCCACTTCAG GCAGCTTCACACACCTACtaacatcctcctcctctctctgggAGTTTCTGACTTACTTGTAGGTCTTGTGTTGATGCCAGGAGAAATCTTTAGATACACATCCTGCTGGATTTTTGGGGA taccatgtgTACTTTATATTGGTATCTGGTCTGTCAAACTCTCACTACTTCAGTCAGCACAGTTGTTATCATATCATGTGACCGCTACACGGCTATTTGTTACCCTCTGCATTACTCCAAAATAATCACTTTAACAAGAGccaaatactgtgtttgtctttgttggctTTGGTCTTTTGCTTTCAGTGTTTTCTACGTGAGAGATGAGCTGATTCAACCTGGAATGGGTAATTCCTGCTTTGGAGAATGTGTGCTTATGATTACCTATATTACAGTTACTGTTGATATTATTTTGATTTTCACATTTCCAGTTACTATGATCATAGTTCTGTATATGAGAGTATTTGTGGTGGCTGTGTCTCAGGCTCGTGCCATGCGCTCTCACATTACAGCTGTTACAGTCCACCATGCAGTGACTTTATCAAAGAAATCTGAGCTGAAAGCAGCCAGGACTCTTGGTATTCTTGTCATtgtatatttatcatgtttatgcCCATATTACTGTTACTCTTTTGTTGATGTTAACATGATGAATCCTACAGTTGCAACAtgtttattctttatgttttaTCTGAACTCCTGTCTAAACCCACTGATCTATGCTCTGTTTTACCCCTGGTTCAGAAAAGCGATTAAACTCATTGTCACTCTGCAGATCCTGCAGCCTGGATCCCGAGAGACCAATATACTGTAG